One part of the Anaerolineae bacterium genome encodes these proteins:
- a CDS encoding Ferrous iron transport protein B, protein MSECHPVGEVTRKNELKIERDLPLIALAGQPNMGKSTLFNLLTGLNQHVGNWPGKTIERREGIFHDNGSSLRLIDLPGTYSLTANSPEELIAREFILREQPDLVIAVVSAANLERSLYLVAELISLPTPLVVALNMMDVAELEGYRIDVDVLQAALGVPVVPLVATRAQGVRELLQVVERVIKGEQVLMPRLPEIRADHQQALKEIQSLIQGYVPPPYPLEWTALKLLEGDTELTRLMQETLPPERWEAVHDVLRAHDDALMAVASGRYEWINRLMRAAVARPPVGQISLTERLDRWATHPVLGLGILALILGAVFWVTFTLGAPLQAWLESEVVERLATFAAAALAPAPTWLQSLVVDGIIGGVGAVITFIPILAIFFAAFGLLEDVGYMARAAYVMDNFMHLMGLHGKSFLPLFLGFGCNVPAVMGTRVIDSWSARLVTILIAPFIPCTARMAVVAFLAGAFFGQYATLVSWGLALLALLMLVISGVLLNALLFKGNRSAFIMEMPLYHIPNGRTIALLVWQRTLAFLKKAGTVILGFSVLIWLLSTLPGGDLESSFLAMFGKLVEPVGRWMGFDWRLTVALLTSFLAKENAIATLGVVFGSGEEGGLSQILVATYSPAVALAFLTATMLFVPCAATLAAIKQEAGSWRWALVNLTLMLILSIGVSSLVYWLTKGLGW, encoded by the coding sequence ATGAGCGAATGTCATCCAGTCGGTGAGGTCACCCGTAAGAATGAACTGAAAATCGAGCGCGATTTACCTCTGATTGCGCTGGCGGGGCAACCCAATATGGGCAAATCAACCCTCTTTAACTTGCTGACCGGCTTGAATCAACATGTGGGCAACTGGCCGGGCAAAACCATTGAACGGCGCGAAGGCATCTTTCATGACAACGGGAGTTCCCTGCGTCTGATCGATTTACCCGGCACCTACAGCCTGACAGCCAATTCCCCCGAAGAGTTGATTGCCCGCGAATTTATCCTGCGCGAGCAGCCGGACCTGGTGATTGCGGTAGTCAGTGCAGCCAACTTAGAGCGCAGTCTGTATCTGGTTGCCGAGTTGATCAGCCTGCCCACTCCGCTGGTGGTGGCTTTGAATATGATGGATGTCGCCGAACTGGAGGGCTATCGCATTGATGTGGATGTGCTTCAGGCAGCCTTAGGTGTACCGGTTGTGCCGCTGGTGGCAACCCGCGCCCAGGGGGTGCGCGAACTCCTGCAGGTGGTGGAGCGGGTGATCAAAGGCGAGCAGGTGCTGATGCCTCGCCTGCCAGAAATTCGCGCTGACCATCAGCAAGCGTTGAAAGAGATTCAGAGTCTGATTCAGGGGTATGTTCCGCCGCCTTACCCGCTTGAGTGGACGGCATTGAAACTCCTCGAGGGCGACACCGAACTCACCCGTCTGATGCAGGAAACCCTGCCGCCAGAGCGCTGGGAGGCAGTGCATGACGTACTGCGCGCCCACGATGATGCTCTTATGGCTGTGGCCTCCGGGCGGTATGAGTGGATCAACCGGCTGATGCGCGCTGCCGTTGCCCGTCCGCCGGTCGGACAGATCAGCCTGACCGAGCGCCTGGATCGTTGGGCAACCCACCCGGTGCTTGGTCTGGGGATCCTGGCTTTGATCCTGGGCGCGGTGTTCTGGGTGACCTTTACCCTGGGGGCACCCTTGCAAGCCTGGCTGGAGAGCGAGGTGGTGGAACGCCTGGCAACCTTTGCCGCGGCTGCGCTTGCCCCGGCGCCGACCTGGTTGCAGAGTCTGGTGGTGGATGGAATCATTGGCGGGGTCGGCGCGGTGATCACCTTTATCCCTATCCTGGCGATCTTTTTTGCCGCTTTTGGGCTGTTGGAAGATGTTGGCTATATGGCGCGCGCTGCCTATGTCATGGATAACTTTATGCACCTGATGGGTTTGCATGGCAAGTCCTTCCTGCCGCTCTTTTTAGGCTTTGGTTGCAATGTGCCGGCAGTGATGGGCACGCGGGTCATCGATTCCTGGTCAGCGCGCCTGGTGACCATTCTCATTGCCCCCTTCATCCCCTGCACGGCGCGCATGGCAGTGGTGGCTTTTCTGGCAGGAGCATTCTTCGGACAGTATGCCACGCTGGTCTCCTGGGGATTGGCGCTGCTGGCACTGCTGATGCTGGTGATCAGTGGCGTGCTGCTCAACGCCCTGCTCTTCAAGGGAAACCGCTCGGCGTTTATCATGGAAATGCCCCTCTATCACATTCCCAACGGGCGTACGATCGCCCTGCTGGTCTGGCAACGGACGCTGGCTTTTCTCAAAAAAGCCGGCACAGTGATCCTGGGTTTTTCGGTCTTGATCTGGCTGCTTTCCACCCTTCCCGGCGGCGATCTGGAAAGCAGCTTCCTGGCGATGTTTGGTAAGCTGGTTGAACCCGTGGGACGCTGGATGGGGTTCGATTGGCGCCTGACCGTTGCCTTGTTGACCAGCTTCCTCGCCAAGGAGAACGCCATTGCCACGCTTGGCGTGGTATTCGGCAGTGGCGAGGAGGGAGGTCTATCCCAAATCCTGGTCGCAACCTATTCGCCAGCTGTTGCGCTGGCATTCCTCACAGCAACCATGTTGTTTGTCCCCTGCGCCGCTACCCTGGCAGCCATCAAACAGGAAGCCGGTTCGTGGCGATGGGCGTTGGTCAATCTCACCTTAATGTTGATCCTCTCGATTGGTGTCAGCAGTCTGGTTTACTGGCTGACGAAAGGCCTGGGTTGGTAA
- a CDS encoding Lipoprotein signal peptidase: MQRHPGLKAILQARTALIFTPLILLFLDQFSKALVRASLPLGESRILIPALGRSLRIVHIDNPAAAFGLLGEEGGTFITIFGFVAIGLILFFYPRIATAEPYMRWAFGLLLAGFSGNLIDRLWQGYVTDIFVVILPNAFNIADLANFGGFLVLLIGYMEESGTGQEQKAKS, from the coding sequence ATGCAGCGTCATCCTGGCCTTAAGGCGATCTTACAAGCCAGAACTGCTCTAATCTTTACCCCTCTCATCCTGCTGTTTCTCGATCAGTTCAGCAAGGCGCTGGTGCGGGCGAGCCTTCCGCTGGGAGAGTCGCGCATTCTAATCCCGGCTCTGGGGCGTTCACTGCGCATTGTCCATATTGACAATCCCGCTGCGGCCTTTGGCTTACTGGGGGAAGAAGGGGGAACTTTCATTACCATCTTTGGTTTTGTGGCAATTGGCCTGATCCTATTCTTTTACCCACGCATTGCCACTGCAGAGCCGTACATGCGCTGGGCATTCGGATTATTGCTGGCAGGCTTCAGTGGCAACCTGATCGACCGCCTGTGGCAGGGATATGTCACCGATATCTTCGTTGTCATTTTGCCCAATGCCTTCAACATTGCCGACCTGGCAAATTTCGGCGGTTTTCTGGTGCTGCTCATCGGCTACATGGAAGAATCAGGCACCGGGCAGGAGCAAAAGGCAAAGAGCTAA
- a CDS encoding TPR repeat precursor produces MVHYVYGLMFLVLGLAACSSSTTPTSTPEKTAIPSPTENSEPAATPTSPVSPNFQQKIEEGKALIESGDIEKAIQIFDQIIASDPQNASAYVQRAIAKSIQNDYEAALADFNKAVELRPRDAIIVNTRGNFFAGYGKYEEALADFDKAIQLDPNYASPYVNRANILADMGEYEKALADYNKALELKGDLADVYFNRGMAHGLMGQFDKAIEDFRKYTELAPDDPWGYYRLAGAYAELGDLDTALFNINKALELLPDNAEIYYLRALIYAQKRLVSNAIADFQKVIELSESEDLDTQAQEWIQFLQSNPQ; encoded by the coding sequence TTGGTGCACTACGTTTATGGCTTAATGTTCCTGGTTCTTGGGTTAGCGGCATGCAGTTCAAGCACCACACCTACCAGCACTCCGGAAAAAACAGCCATCCCTTCTCCAACAGAGAATTCAGAGCCTGCTGCTACTCCTACATCCCCGGTTTCTCCAAATTTCCAACAAAAAATCGAAGAAGGAAAAGCCCTGATCGAATCAGGGGACATCGAAAAAGCGATTCAAATCTTCGATCAGATTATCGCTTCTGACCCCCAAAACGCTTCTGCCTATGTTCAACGGGCGATTGCAAAATCCATTCAGAACGATTATGAGGCGGCTTTAGCCGATTTCAATAAAGCGGTTGAACTGCGTCCGCGGGATGCGATTATCGTCAATACGCGCGGAAATTTTTTTGCTGGTTACGGAAAATATGAAGAAGCGCTTGCTGATTTCGACAAAGCTATCCAACTAGATCCAAATTACGCCAGCCCGTATGTCAATCGAGCGAATATCCTTGCCGACATGGGTGAGTATGAAAAAGCTCTTGCTGATTACAATAAGGCATTGGAGCTAAAGGGTGATCTGGCAGATGTTTACTTCAATCGAGGGATGGCTCATGGACTCATGGGGCAGTTCGACAAAGCGATCGAAGACTTCCGCAAATATACGGAACTTGCTCCTGACGACCCCTGGGGGTATTACCGCTTAGCCGGCGCTTATGCCGAACTGGGCGATCTGGACACGGCTCTCTTCAATATCAACAAAGCGCTGGAGCTCTTACCCGACAATGCGGAGATCTATTACCTGCGCGCTTTGATCTATGCCCAGAAACGTCTGGTCAGTAATGCCATCGCCGATTTTCAAAAAGTGATCGAACTCAGCGAGAGCGAAGACCTTGATACCCAGGCTCAGGAGTGGATCCAATTCCTGCAATCGAATCCTCAGTAA
- a CDS encoding Ferrous iron transport protein A — protein sequence MPPSPQRRWFFKRHRAAVTGSADQPLPLSELASGEQATFLELRGGWGVKGRLTSLGFTPGVPILMVQNYGWGPLIVEVRGTRVALGRHEAKRILVQRSQL from the coding sequence ATGCCTCCCTCTCCTCAAAGAAGATGGTTTTTCAAACGACATCGCGCGGCTGTGACGGGCTCCGCTGACCAGCCGTTGCCGTTGAGCGAACTGGCAAGTGGGGAACAGGCAACCTTCCTTGAGCTGCGCGGCGGCTGGGGAGTGAAAGGTCGCCTGACTTCCTTAGGCTTTACGCCAGGCGTGCCGATCCTGATGGTGCAGAATTACGGCTGGGGGCCGCTGATTGTCGAAGTGCGCGGGACACGCGTTGCGCTCGGGCGACATGAGGCAAAACGCATCCTGGTCCAACGGAGCCAGCTATGA
- a CDS encoding Magnesium and cobalt transport protein CorA yields MIRAYLFDGQRVNPYPTDVHALKSALLNENYLLWLDFEDSTPQTDEPILREVFGFHPLAIDDALHESHIPKIDDWEQYLYIVLHAVQFDVSGEANLETLELDIFVGANYIVTHHDQPIQALNLVWEECQQHDRHWKGGSDALLYRLIDKVVTNYLPVLDQIDQEIEQIEISVFNHPQPEVVEKIFQLKRIMAQLRRVLAPQREVLNKLARDDFAVIDRQARVYFRDIYDHLVRLHDLSESIRDLIGGTLDIYLSVINNRMNDIMKTLTIITTLFMPISFITGFFGMNFFAPVEGMLQNWTGLTFFIVTLLVLTLTPLTMFWWVRRRGWV; encoded by the coding sequence ATGATTCGAGCTTACCTTTTCGACGGGCAGAGAGTGAACCCATACCCCACTGACGTTCACGCTCTGAAGAGTGCCCTCTTGAATGAAAATTACCTTCTCTGGCTCGATTTTGAAGATTCCACACCGCAAACGGATGAACCCATCTTACGGGAAGTGTTTGGCTTTCATCCTTTAGCCATTGATGACGCTTTGCACGAGAGCCACATTCCTAAAATCGATGATTGGGAGCAATATCTCTATATAGTCCTTCATGCCGTCCAATTCGATGTCTCTGGAGAAGCAAATTTGGAGACATTAGAATTAGATATCTTTGTCGGTGCCAATTACATCGTGACTCATCATGATCAACCGATCCAGGCCCTTAACCTTGTTTGGGAAGAATGCCAGCAACACGATCGTCATTGGAAAGGGGGCAGCGATGCCCTGTTATACCGCCTGATCGATAAAGTGGTGACCAACTATTTACCGGTTTTGGACCAGATCGATCAGGAGATCGAGCAAATCGAGATCAGCGTCTTTAATCATCCCCAACCTGAGGTCGTGGAAAAAATCTTCCAGCTCAAGCGGATCATGGCCCAGCTACGGCGTGTTCTTGCACCCCAGAGAGAAGTTTTGAACAAACTTGCACGAGACGATTTTGCAGTGATTGACAGGCAGGCCAGGGTGTACTTTCGGGATATTTATGACCATCTGGTTCGCTTACACGATCTGAGCGAGTCGATCCGTGATTTAATTGGCGGAACACTGGATATTTACCTCTCGGTCATCAACAATCGCATGAACGACATCATGAAAACACTGACCATCATTACCACCCTGTTTATGCCCATCTCCTTCATTACCGGCTTTTTTGGAATGAATTTCTTCGCCCCGGTGGAGGGTATGCTGCAAAACTGGACCGGGCTCACCTTCTTTATCGTTACCCTTCTCGTCCTGACACTGACTCCCCTAACGATGTTCTGGTGGGTCAGACGCCGAGGCTGGGTGTAA
- a CDS encoding putative Adenosine kinase — MNIVITGSVAYDYLMSFPGYFKEHILPEHIENISLSFLVETMEKRRGGIAPNIAYTLALFGERPRLLAAVGEDFEDYRRWLEENGIDTRGAIVIPGTFTASFFANTDLSNAQIATFYTGAMAYASRLRLSDLDGDKPDLVVISPNDPQAMKQYVEECISLNIPYLYDPSQQIVRLSDEEIRRGIDHALALFVNEYEFALIQKMTTYSPEDIAARVRFLVITCGECGAELYAEGKHIHIPAVPPQKIADPTGVGDAFRGGFLAAYARGLDWETCGKVGALAATYCLEQHGTQSHRYTPLEFVQRFRQLFDDQGRLDVFLAK, encoded by the coding sequence ATGAACATCGTCATTACGGGTTCGGTTGCTTACGATTACCTGATGAGTTTCCCCGGCTACTTTAAGGAGCACATCCTCCCCGAACACATCGAAAACATCAGCCTTTCTTTTCTGGTGGAGACGATGGAAAAACGGCGGGGTGGGATTGCCCCCAATATCGCCTATACGCTGGCATTGTTCGGCGAACGGCCGCGTTTGCTGGCTGCGGTAGGAGAGGATTTTGAGGACTATCGTCGCTGGCTGGAAGAAAACGGCATTGACACGCGCGGCGCAATCGTGATTCCGGGCACCTTTACCGCCTCCTTCTTCGCCAACACCGACCTTTCGAACGCTCAAATTGCAACCTTCTACACCGGAGCAATGGCTTATGCCTCGCGCTTGCGCTTATCCGATCTGGACGGCGACAAACCTGATTTGGTGGTCATTTCTCCCAATGATCCTCAGGCCATGAAACAATATGTAGAAGAGTGCATCAGCCTGAATATCCCATACCTTTACGACCCCAGCCAGCAGATTGTGCGCCTGAGCGACGAGGAGATCCGGCGAGGCATCGATCACGCTCTGGCACTCTTTGTCAATGAATATGAATTCGCCCTGATTCAAAAGATGACCACCTACAGCCCGGAAGACATAGCGGCGCGGGTGCGCTTTCTGGTGATTACCTGTGGCGAGTGTGGGGCAGAGCTTTATGCCGAGGGCAAACACATCCACATTCCGGCTGTCCCACCGCAGAAGATCGCCGACCCTACCGGCGTCGGCGATGCTTTTCGAGGAGGATTTTTAGCTGCCTATGCGCGCGGGTTGGATTGGGAAACCTGTGGCAAAGTGGGGGCGCTGGCAGCCACCTACTGCCTGGAGCAACACGGAACGCAAAGCCATCGCTATACTCCCCTGGAATTCGTTCAACGCTTCCGCCAGCTCTTTGACGACCAGGGGAGGCTGGATGTGTTTCTGGCGAAATAA
- a CDS encoding SOS-response repressor and protease LexA, producing the protein MMARRKNQQMQERHQHIVTVLYDFLTNLGYPPSIREICKRTGISSTSMVNRYLDQLEEWGVIERDGGVSRGIRLLRTPAELGIQLYGTVRQKAQAFADELLQIPILGRIQAGEPLPVPGSDFARFDAEHAVAVASSLFSRRDQANDLFALEVRGDSMIDAMINDGDIVIMRPVKEVRNGEMVAVWLKDVEETTLKYFYKENGRLRLQPANPAYDPIIIDRPENVEVQGKVVMVIRKFEGEALPAA; encoded by the coding sequence ATGATGGCAAGACGCAAAAACCAGCAAATGCAGGAGCGTCATCAACACATTGTAACCGTTCTGTATGATTTCTTAACCAACCTCGGTTATCCCCCCTCCATTCGCGAAATCTGCAAACGCACCGGCATCAGCTCCACCTCGATGGTCAATCGCTACCTCGACCAGTTAGAGGAATGGGGCGTTATCGAGCGCGATGGAGGTGTCTCGCGGGGCATTCGCCTGCTGCGCACCCCCGCCGAGTTGGGCATCCAGCTCTATGGCACAGTGCGCCAGAAAGCCCAGGCATTTGCCGACGAACTCTTGCAAATCCCCATCCTCGGTCGCATTCAAGCCGGCGAACCGCTGCCGGTGCCGGGTTCGGATTTTGCCCGGTTCGATGCCGAACACGCCGTAGCGGTCGCCAGCAGTCTGTTCTCGCGGCGCGACCAGGCAAATGACCTTTTTGCGCTCGAGGTGCGGGGAGACTCGATGATCGACGCCATGATCAACGACGGCGACATCGTGATTATGCGTCCGGTCAAAGAAGTGCGCAACGGTGAAATGGTGGCAGTCTGGTTGAAAGACGTCGAGGAGACAACCCTGAAATACTTCTACAAAGAAAACGGTCGCCTGCGCCTGCAGCCTGCCAACCCGGCTTATGACCCGATCATCATCGATCGCCCCGAAAATGTGGAAGTGCAGGGCAAGGTCGTGATGGTCATCCGCAAGTTCGAGGGTGAGGCGCTGCCCGCCGCCTAG
- a CDS encoding Adenosylhomocysteinase, which translates to MEKYDIRDLNLAEGGRRRIEWAKREMPVLGLIRQRFSREKPLQGLRISACLHVTTETANLMETLHAGGADVVLTASNPLSTQDDVAAALVSHFEIPVFAIKGEDHATYYKHIDAALDHRPHITMDDGADLVSTMHKSRRELLENMLGGTEETTTGVIRLRAMAADGALGFPVIAVNDAMTKHFFDNRYGTGQSTIDGIVRATNILLAGKTFVVAGYGWCGRGLAMRARGMGANVIVTEVDPLPALEAVMDGYRVMPMDEAAPIGDIFVTVTGDINVIDRRHFEKMKDGAIVANSGHFNVEINIPALEEMAVEKRLVRPFVEQYVLKDGRCIHLLGEGRLINLAAAEGHPASVMDMSFANQALSLEYIARHGRELEKKVYAVPDAIDRQIAQLKLDAMGVRIDTLTEEQRKYLSSWEEGT; encoded by the coding sequence ATGGAAAAATACGATATTCGTGACCTCAACCTCGCCGAAGGAGGACGTCGCAGGATCGAGTGGGCAAAGCGCGAAATGCCCGTTCTGGGCTTAATCCGCCAGCGCTTCAGCCGCGAAAAACCGTTGCAAGGCTTGCGCATCTCCGCCTGTTTACATGTCACCACCGAAACCGCCAACCTGATGGAGACTTTACACGCCGGCGGCGCCGATGTCGTGCTGACCGCTTCTAACCCGCTCTCCACACAGGACGATGTGGCCGCCGCTCTGGTGAGCCACTTCGAGATTCCCGTTTTTGCGATTAAAGGCGAGGATCACGCCACCTATTACAAACACATTGATGCGGCGCTTGACCATCGCCCGCACATAACGATGGATGACGGGGCCGACCTGGTCAGCACAATGCATAAATCACGGCGCGAATTGCTCGAAAACATGCTCGGCGGCACCGAGGAGACCACCACAGGCGTCATCCGCCTGCGCGCCATGGCTGCCGATGGCGCGCTGGGGTTTCCCGTCATTGCGGTCAACGATGCCATGACCAAGCACTTCTTCGACAATCGCTACGGCACCGGACAATCCACGATTGACGGCATTGTGCGCGCCACCAACATCCTCCTGGCGGGGAAGACGTTTGTTGTGGCGGGCTATGGCTGGTGCGGGCGCGGCCTGGCAATGCGGGCGCGCGGCATGGGCGCCAACGTGATTGTCACCGAGGTAGATCCCCTGCCTGCTCTCGAAGCAGTGATGGATGGTTATCGGGTGATGCCGATGGACGAAGCAGCTCCCATTGGGGATATTTTTGTCACCGTCACCGGGGACATCAATGTGATCGACCGGCGCCACTTTGAAAAAATGAAAGACGGCGCCATCGTCGCCAACTCCGGGCACTTCAACGTTGAGATCAACATCCCCGCCCTGGAAGAGATGGCGGTCGAAAAACGGCTGGTGCGCCCCTTTGTCGAGCAGTACGTGCTGAAGGATGGTCGGTGTATCCATTTGCTGGGAGAGGGGCGATTGATCAATTTAGCCGCTGCCGAAGGGCATCCTGCCAGTGTGATGGATATGTCCTTTGCCAATCAGGCGTTGAGCCTGGAGTACATTGCCCGCCACGGCAGAGAGTTGGAGAAAAAAGTCTATGCCGTCCCTGACGCCATTGACCGTCAGATCGCTCAGCTCAAGCTGGATGCCATGGGCGTACGCATCGACACCCTCACGGAAGAACAGCGCAAGTATCTGAGTTCTTGGGAAGAGGGAACCTAA
- a CDS encoding Iron-dependent repressor IdeR/DtxR — protein MENKLTPTVEDYLSILLVLERDGEPVVGARLAEILGVTPPTVTNTLKRMTRDGLIAVDEKSGPRLTEHGRQAARSVMRRHMLTEWLLLRMLDWSKTHSQAHSIEHTVSAELEEALQNNLENPQLCPHGNPLPGFEHVVAAWQPLLNFKVGDTLIIRRVHELAEQNPDLLAFLEAHQVMPGKMAQLTEILPFNETLTLLIEGQTVTLGYAVARYIFAEQS, from the coding sequence ATGGAAAACAAACTCACCCCTACTGTTGAGGATTATCTGAGCATCCTGCTGGTGTTGGAGCGGGATGGAGAACCGGTGGTGGGGGCGCGCCTGGCTGAGATCCTCGGTGTAACCCCGCCCACCGTCACGAACACCCTGAAACGCATGACCCGCGACGGCTTGATCGCCGTGGACGAAAAAAGCGGCCCGCGCCTGACAGAACACGGGCGACAGGCAGCCCGCTCGGTCATGCGCCGTCACATGCTCACCGAATGGCTGTTATTGCGCATGTTAGACTGGTCGAAGACCCATTCTCAGGCCCATTCCATCGAACACACGGTTTCCGCTGAACTGGAAGAAGCCTTACAGAACAACCTCGAAAATCCGCAACTCTGCCCACATGGCAACCCGCTGCCGGGTTTTGAGCACGTGGTCGCCGCCTGGCAGCCATTGCTGAACTTCAAAGTCGGCGACACCCTCATCATTCGCCGCGTCCATGAACTTGCCGAGCAGAACCCCGACCTGCTGGCTTTTTTAGAAGCCCATCAGGTCATGCCCGGCAAGATGGCTCAGCTTACAGAAATCCTGCCTTTCAATGAGACGCTAACCCTGCTCATCGAAGGACAAACCGTCACCCTGGGGTACGCGGTGGCGCGCTACATCTTTGCCGAACAGAGCTAA
- a CDS encoding Beta-glucosidase, whose product MPEAIFQFPRGFLWGTATSSHQVEGNNFLNSWHWWEEQGHILHGHQCGLACDWWGGRWREDFDRACEGNQNAHRLSIEWSRIQPTPDKWDEEALERYREMMRGLVERNLTPLVTLHHFSEPMWFLEEGAWENDGSVERFTRYVQKVVEALKEYVNYWVTFNEPNLYLIFGYVQGVWPPGKASFSAAVKSAVNLLRAHAGAYRAIHAIQPTARVGMAHHYQDLLPAREWSPLDRWTTHTLHKALNELITQPLSNGRLSVLIFRRNVPEARGTQDFFGLNYYTRSHIAFDLTKAAEVFARRFFPEGADVSEGAFIANEPQGFFRAIQWAQRARLPIIITENGVNDSEDRLRPRYLAGHLHQLWRAVNFNVPIKGYFHWSLVDNFEWERGWTQRFGLWALDEKTQQRTRRPSASFYAAVCKENGLSAQMVATYAPEISNKLFPDQ is encoded by the coding sequence ATGCCTGAAGCAATTTTCCAGTTTCCGCGTGGTTTTTTATGGGGCACAGCCACTTCCTCTCACCAGGTTGAAGGGAATAACTTTCTCAATTCCTGGCACTGGTGGGAGGAGCAGGGTCATATCCTTCATGGGCATCAATGCGGTTTGGCCTGTGACTGGTGGGGAGGACGCTGGCGAGAAGATTTCGATCGCGCCTGCGAGGGCAATCAGAATGCCCATCGTCTGTCCATCGAATGGAGCCGCATCCAGCCCACCCCCGATAAATGGGACGAGGAAGCCTTAGAACGTTACCGCGAGATGATGCGCGGCCTGGTGGAACGCAACCTGACGCCGCTGGTCACTTTGCATCACTTCTCCGAGCCCATGTGGTTTCTCGAAGAAGGTGCCTGGGAGAACGATGGCTCGGTCGAGCGCTTCACCCGCTATGTCCAGAAAGTCGTTGAAGCACTCAAGGAATACGTCAACTATTGGGTTACCTTCAACGAACCGAATTTATACCTGATTTTCGGCTATGTTCAGGGTGTCTGGCCACCCGGCAAGGCGAGTTTTTCTGCGGCCGTCAAAAGCGCTGTGAATCTCTTGCGTGCCCATGCCGGCGCCTATCGCGCCATCCATGCCATTCAGCCGACGGCGCGGGTGGGCATGGCACACCATTATCAAGACCTGCTCCCCGCCAGGGAATGGTCGCCGCTCGACCGCTGGACAACGCACACCCTTCATAAAGCCCTCAACGAGCTGATCACCCAGCCTCTTTCAAACGGCAGGTTGAGCGTCTTGATCTTTCGACGCAATGTGCCGGAAGCCAGAGGGACACAGGATTTCTTCGGCTTGAACTACTATACCCGTTCGCACATTGCCTTTGACCTGACCAAAGCCGCCGAAGTGTTTGCGCGGCGCTTCTTTCCCGAAGGAGCTGATGTTAGCGAGGGGGCGTTTATTGCCAACGAGCCGCAGGGGTTTTTCCGCGCCATCCAATGGGCGCAACGCGCCAGGCTGCCGATCATCATCACCGAGAACGGCGTCAACGACTCAGAAGACCGCCTGCGCCCGCGCTACCTTGCCGGGCATCTTCACCAACTCTGGAGAGCGGTCAACTTCAACGTTCCCATCAAAGGCTATTTCCACTGGTCTCTGGTGGATAACTTCGAATGGGAGCGCGGCTGGACGCAGCGCTTTGGCTTGTGGGCGCTGGATGAAAAAACGCAACAGCGCACGCGCCGTCCCAGCGCCAGTTTCTACGCCGCTGTCTGTAAAGAAAATGGGCTATCGGCGCAGATGGTGGCCACGTATGCGCCCGAAATCTCGAACAAACTCTTTCCCGACCAATGA
- a CDS encoding Ribulose-5-phosphate 4-epimerase: MPEVARRGKSNIIDAMSILETRLRIEIARVARQIAQNGLSRSSDGNISVRLSDDRILITPAGAYKAWLEPHQIVAIDLDGNICSRQSPQKSSSEYLMHLAVYRHRQDVQAVIHAHPPRAVALTLIGQPFPSDLVPEGLTALGEVPTVPYARPGTAEMGEQLVPYLAGHDVLLLDHHGSLTLGKTLTEALIKLERLEAVAQLWMLARSVGEIIPLPEAERACLKASVPSP; the protein is encoded by the coding sequence TTGCCAGAAGTGGCAAGGCGAGGAAAATCAAATATAATAGACGCCATGAGTATCCTTGAAACCAGACTGCGCATTGAAATTGCCCGGGTAGCCCGTCAGATCGCCCAGAATGGGCTTTCCCGCTCCAGTGATGGCAATATTTCTGTCCGTCTATCGGATGATCGAATCTTGATTACGCCAGCCGGTGCCTATAAGGCCTGGTTGGAACCTCACCAAATCGTCGCAATCGATCTGGATGGCAACATTTGCTCCCGTCAATCTCCTCAAAAGTCCTCGTCTGAATATTTAATGCATCTTGCTGTGTATCGCCATCGCCAGGACGTCCAGGCGGTGATCCATGCTCATCCACCGCGAGCGGTAGCTTTAACCTTGATTGGGCAACCTTTTCCATCCGATCTAGTCCCGGAAGGCTTGACCGCCCTCGGCGAGGTCCCGACCGTCCCGTATGCCCGACCAGGCACGGCTGAGATGGGGGAACAGCTTGTACCTTATCTGGCTGGCCACGATGTGCTTTTATTAGATCATCATGGCAGCCTGACCCTCGGAAAGACTTTGACAGAAGCGCTGATCAAGCTCGAGCGGTTAGAAGCTGTTGCCCAACTCTGGATGCTTGCCCGAAGTGTTGGAGAGATCATTCCCTTGCCAGAGGCGGAACGCGCCTGCTTGAAAGCGAGTGTCCCTTCTCCTTAA